The Chryseobacterium glaciei DNA window TTAATGAAAAAATTTCATCATCCATTTTTTCTAATTTATTTCCCATGATATTTAGGAAAAATAAAGCATCCAATTTTTTAATTTCTGGCGGAAGATTGAACAATCCTTTATCCCTGAAACTCATACTGTAAATGGTTTTTCCGCTTTTTAAAGCATCATCAACATTCGTATAAGTAGGATATTTTACAGGATCGATCTGAGCTTTTGCCTGATTGAGCGCTAAAATGGAAATAAGAACGAAAAGTTTTTTCATAAAAAAGATAAAAAGCCACCGATAATAAATTACCGGCAGCTAAAATTATTAATAACTATTTCTTTAAAAGTTTCACTGTTTTCTGGAAACCTTCTGCTTCAATATTCAAGATCAATACTCTTGATGCTTCAAGTTGTGAAGTGAAATCAAGATCTAATGATTTGTTTGAACCTGTATATTTCTTCGTGAAAACAATTTTACCGTCTATGCTGTAAGCTGTTACAGTAATGTCTTTCAATCCTTTTGGAGAGTTAATTTTAACCATTCCGGAAGTTGGATTTGGAGCAACTGTTACTGTATTTTCTGCAGCGTGATCAACCGTTCCTAAAGCTCCTGTTGTTCCTAAATTATCTTTAAGAGCCACAACGATCGTTGCCGATTTTCCTCTGTAGTCAATTGTATTTCCTGTAGCATCTACGTCCGTAAGAATTGTAGAATCCGGGTGTTGAATTGAGAAGAATCCAAATTTATGATCCGGTGTAAATGTAAGACCTGTAGGCTCTGATCCTGCCGGCATAGAAGCAAATAATTTCACTTTTGGATTTGCCTGCGTATGATCCGGAGCGATTACCCAGATGTAGTTTTTACCACCATCCTGAAGTACCCAAAGATTTCCTAATTCATCGAAAGTAAGATTGTCATTACCATCTCCCCAAGCTTCAGATTTCGTTCCCTGTGCAGTTGTGAAAGAATATACAGTAGAAAGACCTCCTACGAAAGTTTCTACTTGGGAAGCGGTAGTTCCATTATCCTGTAAACGGTATACTTTATTTAAACCTTTAGCCGTAAAATAGATTTTTCCGTCTAACGGACTGATGTCTACATCTTCTACTCCATTAAAAGAAGTTCCGCCTAATGACTGAGCTAGAGAAGCTGTATTATTTTGATCTGCTTTAGTTTTATTAGGAATCTGAATCCATGTAGCTGTTGTTCCTACAGGATCTCCATTGCTTAATCCCTGATCTAATTTTAAAACATATAAGTTTCCTGAAGCAAGGTTGTTTGGAGTATCCATGATGTATTTATAAACCATGTGAGTTCCACCATCTTCACCGTAATATGCTGTAGTTCCTGCATTATTTACCACTACATTTTCGTGGTTCATAATACCCATCTGCCATAATTTTCCTTTAGATCCATCAGCATTTTGAGAAATAACCTGAGCTGTTGCAGGGTCAATTTCTACCAACCATCCGTAATCCTTCATTCCATCAGCATTTACATCACTTGCAGTTGTCTGCTCTTCAGCTGTAACTACAGTTCCCCAAGGTGTAACTCCTCCGGAACAGTTTCTGATTGTCTGTACCAAACTTGGTGCTGAGAAACTTACCGCTCTGGATTTTGTTAACTGCCAAAGTTTTGTTGTAGCGTTATAATTGATTTCCGCCATGGTAACACCACCCGGATTTGTTTCGTGGTTTACAGAAAGATAACCGTTTGTGCTGCTTGCATTTTTAGCAACATAAGCAGTGAAATCATTTTGACCTCCAACCAATCCGCCACCTTCTGTATAATTATCACCTTCTTTTAAAACAAGCTGATATTTATGTTCAGTTGGAATGATTAATTTTCCTGTCTGTGCAGTCGGAACGATAGATGTAAAACAACTGATGTGCATTGAATTACAAGTCGTCGGGTTTGTTGTATTTGTTGTTGTTTTAAGATAAGCATCAATTCTTAAATCTGAACTTGTAGCTCCTCTGTTGTGTAATTCGATAGAAATTCTGTTGGTTCCGTTAACGAATTTTGATTTTGGAATTGAGAAAATATTATACACACTTTCTGCAGCTCCGTCAATTGTAGTACTTGATAATGTATTGAAATCAATAACACCTGCTGGCATATTATCTCTCACTACTTCTTCACCGTTTAGGTAAACAACGATACCATCATCTCTCATTACGCCTAATTCCATTGTATCACTTAGAGTAGATAAATTTACCGTGATATCTTTAGCAAAATAAGCCGTCAAAAGACCTGAATTGATAGTCGTTGTAACAGGATCACCATATCCTAGAGGGCCAGCTCCGGTAGTCCAAGTTGAAATATCAAAAGTCTTGTCTTTCCATTGAGCAACCTGTGCCTGATTGTTATCTTTGTAGCTCCACGACGAATTCTTGTCGAACACATAAGTCTGCGCCTGAAATAGAGAACTTGTCACTAATAAAAGGGCTGCAACTGTTAGTAATTTTTTCTTCATTTTAAATTTGATTTATTAGACACTGCAAAGCTATTTTTTTATCCCCAGCCCTCTATTAATAGGACTTTAAATAAATCTTGCCGAATATTAATAAATCAGGAACCTAATGTTAATTAGATTAATTTTATGTTAAATTAAAAAAATATTAAAAAGTGAAGGGTGGATAAGGAAATGCAATTTTTGACTTTTACATTCGTTAAACCACCCTTTCACTAGTAATTTATTTTTTGGTCTGGCTGATATCGGTCAGTGTATTTAGGAAAGCGATTACCTGCTTGATTTCGGTTTGAGTAAGGTTTAATTTATCAGCTGGTAATGTTTGATTTTTCATTTTTAAACCTGCTCCTTCTCCGCCGCCTTCGTTATAGAAATCCATTACTTCTTCCAGTGTATTGAAAGCTCCGTTATGGAAATATGGTTTTGTAAGCGCGATATTTCTAACGGTAACGGTTTTGAATGAATTCTCATAGATCCAAGAATTTTCTTTTTTAACAGGACTGTTTACTCTTCCTTTATCTGTATCAAGCTCGATTGGCAGTTGATTTAAAGGTTTTTTAGTAACACCCAACACTTCAGATTCATTTTCATTAAAGAATGGCGGAACCAATCCTGAAAAATGCGGTGCGAAGTGACAAGTCGCACAATTTGCCTTTCCCATAAAGAGATTGTAGCCTTTTTTAGCATCATCAGAAATTTCTTTTTCATTTCTCATGAATTTATCAAAATCACTTTCAAAAGAATACAGTGAGGCAACGTAAGAACTTAACGCTTTAGAAAAATTCTCTTTACTTATTTCTCCATTTTTAAAAGCTGAACGGAACGCTTTCTTATATTCCGGTTTTGTCTTTAATTTTTTAATGATGCTTTCGTAGCTTGTATTGAATTCATCTTGATTGTAAATTACGTGTTCAGCCTGTTGTTCCAAATAAAAAGCTCTTAAATCATAGAAAAACCTTTTTGCAAAAACTGCATTATATAAAGAAGGTGAATTTCTCAAAACCGTTTTCCCTTCAACATTACTTTGAGATCTTGTTTTTAAATCTGTAAAAGCATTTTCCGGTAAATGGCAGGTTGCACAGCTCATTTTGTTGTTATCACTCAAGTTTTGATCGTAGAAAATATCTTTTCCTAATTTTCTCAGGTCCGGATTATCTTCCGAAGATTTTAATAAGGTAAAGAAATAAGGATCGAGGAAATCGCTGCTGAAAAGGTTTTTACTTTTTACGTTCCAACCTGAAAACTCTTTTAAGTCATCTGAATTTCCGTCCCAGTTTCCGAATTCTTCATACAACGGTTGAATATATTTTTTGTAAAACTCAATTCTGTCAAAAGTTTCAAAATCTTTATTTTTTGAAAGATAATCGATGCTTTCCGTTAAAATTCCATTTGCTTTCTGAACGGAATAATTTTTAAAATAACCATCATTATTGATGTATTTTTTCATTCCTAATAATGCGTGACTTGCTTCTTCGGAAATATTTAATGAACCTGGAGTATCAAAACCTGTTACGCCTAACGTATAAATTCTAATCAATTCAATTCTTAAAGGCAAAGTTTTGTTATTTCCTTTGCTCAAGCCATTTTTTACAGAACTCAAATAGAAGCTTGCATAACTGTTATAAAGAAAATTAGTGATTGTCTTGATTTCCTCTTTTTGCTCTCCTGCTTCATCGGAAAATATCAATTCGTCCAAAACCTGCAAACCCTCTGGAGGAAGTGTATAAGCTGAAGTTCCCGCTGCCTCGATGTGAAATAATGGAGCGGCATTCAGGTGTGTTTTAGAAAATTCAGGGTAATGATAAGCAATATAAAACTCAATTTCTTTGTATGAATTTCGGGTGTTACTTAATGATTTTCGTAAATCTTCAAGAGAGATTTTATCCTCAGAAAATAGATGAACATCAGATTTTAGTTGCTCAAGCTTGCTTTTAAAATCAGTTAAACCTTTATTTACAACGGTATTTTCATTTTCTGTACCTGTGTAAGTAGGATTAAATGACATTATTGCAAAACCCATCAACAAAATGATGATAACTATCGGATAAGATCTCATGAAATTTTTAACGGCAAAGCTATGGTTCGTACGTTACCACAACTTTAATTCAGGATTAAATAATGTTTATATTTTACTTCAGTATTTTTTATTAATTTTAAACCCCGAAATCAAATTCATGATACTCAAAATGGTCGTTACACTCTAAAGACCTATTTTAAAATGATGATGAAAGGATATTGGGTGAGGATTTTAAAGATTTAAAACAAATCAAACTAAAATATTACTATGAAAACAAAACTATTGCTGGCTTTTGTGGCAGGGCTTTTTTCATTTTCTGCTTTTGCTCAGAAATTAGGTCAGGAAATGGCTGTTTATGCGGAAAAAAGAGGTAATGATTATTACCTGCTCCGTCTTGCACAAGACAAACCTGTACCTAAAGTTTACGTTTACTCAAACGGGCAAACGAAAGTTTACAAAGATTACAAGGAAATAAAAGATGTTGCCATGGATTTTCCGGGAATTGTAACCTCTAACAAATCAACAAAAGAAGAATTGGTTTCTATTCTTAATAAAGACAATCATTTTTACGAGGTTACTTCTCAAAGAAAAGATCCTAATAATTTTGAAAAAACAACCGTTACCGTTTACGAAGTTTCAAACGGACAAAAAAGAATTGTAGAAGAATACGGATCTATTATGGAACTTGTAATGTCGCCATATAAAGATGCTATTTTCATTGA harbors:
- a CDS encoding alkaline phosphatase PhoX, with product MKKKLLTVAALLLVTSSLFQAQTYVFDKNSSWSYKDNNQAQVAQWKDKTFDISTWTTGAGPLGYGDPVTTTINSGLLTAYFAKDITVNLSTLSDTMELGVMRDDGIVVYLNGEEVVRDNMPAGVIDFNTLSSTTIDGAAESVYNIFSIPKSKFVNGTNRISIELHNRGATSSDLRIDAYLKTTTNTTNPTTCNSMHISCFTSIVPTAQTGKLIIPTEHKYQLVLKEGDNYTEGGGLVGGQNDFTAYVAKNASSTNGYLSVNHETNPGGVTMAEINYNATTKLWQLTKSRAVSFSAPSLVQTIRNCSGGVTPWGTVVTAEEQTTASDVNADGMKDYGWLVEIDPATAQVISQNADGSKGKLWQMGIMNHENVVVNNAGTTAYYGEDGGTHMVYKYIMDTPNNLASGNLYVLKLDQGLSNGDPVGTTATWIQIPNKTKADQNNTASLAQSLGGTSFNGVEDVDISPLDGKIYFTAKGLNKVYRLQDNGTTASQVETFVGGLSTVYSFTTAQGTKSEAWGDGNDNLTFDELGNLWVLQDGGKNYIWVIAPDHTQANPKVKLFASMPAGSEPTGLTFTPDHKFGFFSIQHPDSTILTDVDATGNTIDYRGKSATIVVALKDNLGTTGALGTVDHAAENTVTVAPNPTSGMVKINSPKGLKDITVTAYSIDGKIVFTKKYTGSNKSLDLDFTSQLEASRVLILNIEAEGFQKTVKLLKK
- a CDS encoding cytochrome-c peroxidase — its product is MRSYPIVIIILLMGFAIMSFNPTYTGTENENTVVNKGLTDFKSKLEQLKSDVHLFSEDKISLEDLRKSLSNTRNSYKEIEFYIAYHYPEFSKTHLNAAPLFHIEAAGTSAYTLPPEGLQVLDELIFSDEAGEQKEEIKTITNFLYNSYASFYLSSVKNGLSKGNNKTLPLRIELIRIYTLGVTGFDTPGSLNISEEASHALLGMKKYINNDGYFKNYSVQKANGILTESIDYLSKNKDFETFDRIEFYKKYIQPLYEEFGNWDGNSDDLKEFSGWNVKSKNLFSSDFLDPYFFTLLKSSEDNPDLRKLGKDIFYDQNLSDNNKMSCATCHLPENAFTDLKTRSQSNVEGKTVLRNSPSLYNAVFAKRFFYDLRAFYLEQQAEHVIYNQDEFNTSYESIIKKLKTKPEYKKAFRSAFKNGEISKENFSKALSSYVASLYSFESDFDKFMRNEKEISDDAKKGYNLFMGKANCATCHFAPHFSGLVPPFFNENESEVLGVTKKPLNQLPIELDTDKGRVNSPVKKENSWIYENSFKTVTVRNIALTKPYFHNGAFNTLEEVMDFYNEGGGEGAGLKMKNQTLPADKLNLTQTEIKQVIAFLNTLTDISQTKK